One Pseudomonas abieticivorans genomic region harbors:
- a CDS encoding OprD family porin, whose product MKKTLRLSPLFIALAATMATGARADDSSDSGFIGGSSLKLDLKNYYFNHDRHDEKNDSKEWGQGFIGVFESGFTEGTVGFGIDANAMLGLKLDGGDGTGGTSIFPQNADGGAPRDFSSAGGAIKMRAFDTVLKAGDMFLNNPVIAGGQTRMLAQTYRGVSLTNTSFKDLTLEAGQVSFNKTFDSSNNDRISTYYGKLPAGEDSQHMTWAGASYKGIPGVTSNLYYGQLKDVWDQYYYDLDYTWALNDAISFNPGLHYYHTEDSGQALLGKIDTNTYSLHLGVTMGHHTVTGSFQKVNGNTPFDYVLDGDSIYLDNSQQYSDFNGPGEKSWKLQYAYDFIGWGLPGLTSTVSYTKGTLDLTKAATTQGYTGYYNADGKDAQHWERDLDLKYVVQGGPAKDLSVRLRWASNRGGEGYQAVDDNMDEYRVIVDYPINIF is encoded by the coding sequence ATGAAAAAAACATTAAGATTGAGCCCCCTCTTCATTGCACTGGCTGCAACGATGGCTACCGGCGCACGCGCTGATGACAGCAGCGACAGCGGATTTATCGGGGGTTCCAGCCTTAAGCTCGACCTGAAGAACTACTACTTCAACCACGACCGCCATGATGAAAAAAACGATAGCAAGGAGTGGGGTCAAGGCTTCATTGGCGTGTTCGAGTCGGGGTTCACCGAAGGCACCGTCGGTTTCGGCATCGACGCCAACGCCATGCTCGGGCTCAAGCTCGATGGCGGCGACGGCACTGGCGGCACCAGTATCTTCCCGCAGAATGCGGACGGCGGCGCGCCTCGCGACTTCTCCAGTGCCGGCGGCGCCATCAAGATGCGCGCGTTCGACACCGTGCTGAAGGCCGGTGACATGTTCCTCAACAACCCAGTGATCGCCGGCGGCCAGACTCGTATGCTGGCGCAGACCTACCGCGGTGTGAGCCTGACCAACACCAGCTTCAAGGACCTCACCCTGGAGGCCGGCCAGGTCAGCTTCAACAAGACCTTCGACTCCAGCAACAACGACCGCATCAGCACTTACTACGGCAAGCTGCCTGCCGGCGAGGACAGCCAGCACATGACTTGGGCGGGCGCCAGCTACAAGGGCATCCCGGGGGTTACAAGCAACCTGTACTACGGCCAGCTCAAGGACGTGTGGGACCAGTACTACTACGACCTGGACTACACCTGGGCGCTCAACGATGCGATCAGCTTCAACCCGGGCCTGCACTACTACCACACCGAAGACTCGGGCCAGGCACTGCTGGGCAAGATCGACACCAACACCTACAGCCTGCACCTGGGCGTGACCATGGGCCACCACACGGTCACCGGCTCCTTCCAGAAGGTCAACGGCAACACGCCCTTCGACTACGTGCTCGATGGCGACAGCATCTACCTGGACAACTCCCAGCAGTACTCGGACTTCAACGGCCCGGGCGAAAAGTCCTGGAAGCTGCAATACGCCTATGACTTCATTGGCTGGGGCCTGCCCGGCCTGACCTCTACCGTGTCCTACACCAAAGGCACGCTGGACCTGACCAAGGCCGCCACTACCCAAGGCTATACCGGCTACTACAACGCCGATGGCAAGGATGCCCAGCATTGGGAACGCGACCTGGACCTTAAGTACGTGGTGCAGGGCGGGCCGGCCAAGGATCTGTCGGTACGCTTGCGCTGGGCAAGTAACCGCGGCGGTGAGGGCTACCAGGCAGTGGACGACAACATGGATGAATACCGTGTGATCGTTGATTACCCGATCAACATTTTCTAA
- a CDS encoding PA2169 family four-helix-bundle protein has product MSNPTKDVIKVLNDLIETTKDGQEGFKTCAEDIKNPELKALFVKRSQECAQAAGELQQEVRALGGDPEDSTSVAGDLHRRWVDVKSVFTGKDEEAVLNEAERGEDHALKAYKEALAKPLPANVHAIIERQYHGVQRNHDQVKALRNIARAS; this is encoded by the coding sequence ATGTCTAATCCAACCAAAGATGTCATCAAGGTTCTGAACGATCTGATCGAAACTACCAAGGACGGTCAGGAAGGCTTCAAGACGTGTGCCGAAGACATCAAGAATCCTGAACTCAAAGCCCTGTTCGTCAAACGCTCGCAAGAGTGTGCTCAAGCCGCAGGTGAGCTGCAGCAGGAAGTGCGCGCCCTGGGCGGCGATCCGGAAGACTCCACCAGTGTTGCCGGTGACCTGCACCGCCGCTGGGTCGACGTGAAGTCGGTATTTACCGGCAAAGATGAAGAAGCGGTCCTCAACGAGGCCGAGCGTGGTGAAGACCATGCGCTGAAAGCCTATAAGGAAGCACTGGCCAAGCCACTGCCGGCCAACGTGCACGCCATTATCGAACGCCAGTACCACGGCGTTCAACGCAACCATGACCAAGTCAAGGCGCTGCGTAACATCGCGCGTGCCAGTTAA
- the hexR gene encoding DNA-binding transcriptional regulator HexR produces MRNLLEQIQGRLEDLNKAERKVAEVILLNPQQATRFSIAALAQAASVSEPTVNRFCRSFGVSGYPELKLQLAQSLASGAAYVSRAVEADDDPAAYTQKIFGSAIASLDSACQALDPQLVSRAVDMLIQARQIHFFGLGASAPVALDAQHKFFRFNLAVSAHADVLMQRMLASVAHTGELFVIISYTGRTRELVEVARLARENGASVLGLTAAGSPLAKACSMSVHIPLPEDTDIYMPMTSRIIQLTVLDVLATGMTLRRGVDFQPHLRKIKESLNASRYPADDELN; encoded by the coding sequence GTGCGAAACCTCCTGGAGCAGATCCAGGGCCGCCTCGAAGACTTGAACAAGGCCGAACGCAAGGTCGCCGAAGTCATCCTGCTCAACCCGCAACAAGCCACCCGCTTCAGTATCGCGGCGCTGGCCCAGGCAGCGTCGGTCAGCGAGCCGACCGTCAACCGATTCTGCCGCTCGTTTGGTGTCAGCGGCTACCCCGAGCTCAAATTGCAACTGGCGCAAAGCCTGGCCAGCGGCGCGGCCTATGTCAGCCGTGCGGTGGAAGCCGACGATGACCCGGCGGCCTACACCCAGAAAATCTTCGGCAGCGCCATCGCCTCGCTCGACAGCGCCTGCCAGGCGTTGGACCCGCAACTGGTCAGCCGCGCGGTCGACATGCTGATCCAGGCCCGGCAGATCCATTTCTTCGGCCTGGGTGCCTCGGCCCCCGTGGCCCTGGATGCCCAGCACAAGTTTTTTCGCTTCAACCTGGCGGTGTCTGCCCATGCCGACGTGCTGATGCAACGCATGCTGGCGTCGGTGGCGCACACCGGTGAACTGTTCGTGATTATCTCCTACACCGGCCGCACCCGTGAACTGGTCGAAGTGGCGCGCCTGGCGCGGGAGAACGGCGCCTCGGTACTGGGCCTGACGGCGGCTGGCTCGCCGTTGGCCAAGGCGTGCAGCATGAGCGTGCACATCCCGCTGCCCGAAGACACCGACATCTACATGCCGATGACCTCGCGCATCATTCAGTTAACCGTACTCGATGTTTTGGCAACCGGCATGACCCTTCGTCGCGGAGTGGACTTCCAGCCGCACCTGCGCAAGATCAAGGAAAGCCTGAACGCCAGCCGCTATCCGGCCGACGACGAACTCAACTGA
- a CDS encoding bifunctional 4-hydroxy-2-oxoglutarate aldolase/2-dehydro-3-deoxy-phosphogluconate aldolase — translation MTTLEKQQLVQNRMADKIALIDALAAKAKILPVITIAREEDILPLADALAAGGLTALEVTLRSSLGLKAIKLLRQERPELLVGAGTVLDRHMLKATEDAGSQFTVTPGVTQDMLEAGVESPLPLLPGISSPSELMMGYALGYRRFKLFPAEVSGGVAAIKAFGGPFGDVRFCPTGGVGPNNLVNYMSQPNVMCVGGSWMLDSSWIKNRDWARIQECTAEALALLN, via the coding sequence ATGACGACCCTCGAAAAACAACAGCTGGTGCAAAACCGCATGGCGGACAAGATTGCCCTAATCGATGCGCTGGCCGCCAAGGCGAAAATCCTTCCGGTGATCACCATCGCCCGTGAAGAAGACATTCTGCCGTTGGCCGATGCCCTGGCCGCTGGCGGCCTGACTGCACTGGAAGTGACCCTGCGCTCGTCGTTGGGCCTCAAGGCCATCAAGCTGTTGCGCCAAGAGCGCCCCGAGCTGCTGGTGGGCGCGGGCACCGTGCTCGATCGCCACATGCTTAAGGCAACCGAGGACGCAGGTTCGCAATTCACCGTGACCCCGGGCGTGACCCAGGACATGCTCGAGGCTGGCGTGGAAAGCCCGTTGCCGCTGCTGCCAGGCATCAGCAGCCCGTCGGAACTGATGATGGGTTATGCGCTGGGCTATCGTCGCTTCAAGCTGTTCCCGGCCGAAGTGAGCGGTGGCGTGGCAGCGATCAAGGCCTTTGGCGGGCCGTTCGGTGACGTTCGCTTCTGCCCTACTGGCGGTGTGGGGCCTAACAATCTGGTCAACTACATGTCCCAGCCGAACGTCATGTGCGTGGGCGGCTCGTGGATGCTCGACAGCAGCTGGATCAAAAACCGTGACTGGGCGCGTATTCAGGAATGCACTGCAGAGGCCTTGGCCCTGCTGAATTGA
- a CDS encoding GGDEF domain-containing protein — protein MLYIGSGLAVLAIVTIVSFLLIRERANVAQSASRSADNILQLIDTDVQRNADLYDLSLKGLIEASQHPDFVQIPQSLRRRVLFDRAITGPFRGDILWVDRQGNIVGDSLASPPRQANFADDHDFQKHRDDPSSALLISQPFKDRIGSLGWCIAFSRRISSPDGKFLGVASGALRLAYFEDLFKGLNIGRDSTLNLLNTAGIVLARQPMLGNVDLIGQDFSQKANFIRILKQGSGSFTSVSSMDHKERLYTFSRVGELPLIVIIAMSTDVVYASWQRTAMIVSIATGLLCIGILWLSLMLGRELRLRQSAERNLAALAATDSLTGLANRRSLDLTLRREWSRALRGGKVLSVLMIDVDHFKAFNERHGHQGGDEALREVAKAIRQSIHRPADLAARYGGEEFLVMLAETDLNGALIIAESIRHAVQMQPPYAGDEQPVTVSIGVASQTPGAGAVLGDLLGAADTALYQAKAGGRNQVGFNES, from the coding sequence GTGCTTTATATAGGCAGTGGGCTGGCGGTATTGGCGATCGTCACCATTGTCAGTTTCCTGTTGATACGCGAACGGGCCAATGTCGCGCAATCGGCTTCACGCTCGGCCGATAACATCCTGCAATTGATAGACACCGATGTTCAGCGCAATGCCGACTTGTACGACTTGTCACTCAAAGGCTTGATCGAGGCATCGCAACACCCCGACTTCGTGCAAATTCCGCAAAGCTTGCGCCGCCGGGTATTGTTTGACCGTGCCATCACCGGGCCTTTTCGCGGCGATATTCTATGGGTAGACCGCCAGGGCAATATTGTCGGCGACTCCTTGGCATCGCCGCCGCGCCAGGCCAACTTCGCCGATGATCATGACTTTCAAAAACACCGCGACGACCCCTCCAGCGCGTTGTTGATCAGCCAGCCGTTCAAGGACCGCATTGGCAGCCTAGGCTGGTGCATCGCCTTTAGCCGACGCATCAGTTCGCCCGACGGCAAGTTCCTTGGCGTGGCCTCCGGTGCACTGCGCCTGGCGTACTTCGAAGACCTGTTCAAGGGGCTGAACATCGGCCGCGACAGCACGCTGAACCTGTTGAATACCGCAGGCATCGTGCTTGCCCGCCAGCCCATGCTGGGCAACGTAGACCTGATTGGTCAGGACTTCAGCCAAAAAGCCAACTTCATTCGGATCCTCAAGCAAGGCAGCGGCAGCTTCACCAGTGTCTCCAGCATGGACCACAAGGAGCGCCTGTACACGTTCTCCAGGGTGGGCGAGTTGCCGCTGATCGTGATCATCGCCATGTCCACCGACGTGGTGTACGCCTCATGGCAGCGCACCGCGATGATCGTCAGTATTGCCACTGGGCTGTTGTGCATCGGCATCCTGTGGCTGTCATTGATGCTGGGGCGCGAGTTGCGTTTGCGCCAGAGTGCCGAACGCAACCTGGCTGCGCTGGCCGCCACCGATAGCCTGACGGGCCTGGCCAACCGCCGCTCGCTGGACCTGACCTTGCGTCGCGAATGGTCGCGTGCCCTGCGCGGCGGCAAGGTGCTGTCGGTGTTGATGATCGATGTCGACCACTTCAAGGCTTTCAACGAACGCCACGGCCACCAAGGCGGCGACGAGGCATTGCGCGAGGTGGCCAAGGCCATCCGCCAGAGCATCCACCGCCCAGCCGACCTGGCCGCGCGCTATGGCGGCGAAGAGTTTTTGGTGATGCTGGCAGAGACCGACCTCAATGGTGCGCTGATCATCGCCGAAAGCATCCGCCACGCCGTGCAGATGCAACCGCCGTATGCGGGCGACGAGCAACCGGTCACGGTGAGCATCGGCGTTGCCAGCCAAACACCTGGCGCAGGCGCGGTGCTGGGGGATTTGCTGGGGGCGGCCGACACTGCGCTTTACCAGGCCAAGGCCGGCGGGCGCAACCAGGTGGGTTTCAACGAAAGCTGA
- a CDS encoding heavy metal sensor histidine kinase produces MSTDSIAVRLSALFTVVALLIFLLSGWALYRQVDESLNLLPEAELEARYSVLESALNRYGTPEHWAKITAKLNLLGEEDKRIRFWVVSTDPSYEFGQPDAAIRAFTAGPTGMRDLPLNGSTAPFKALLTQLPAKEQRPPLRFLIAIDTEPFSETQHTLLLALISFGLIGVLLACALGYWVARIGLRPLVTLSAEAQKLAPPRLSGRLQLSPLPPELRQFVHAFNSSLARVDQAYSQLEAFNADVAHELRSPLTNLIGQTQVALTRGRSAEHYFEVLQSNLEELERLRSIINDMLFLASADQGSKATQLTASSLAEEVATTLEYLDFILEDAQIRVQVSGDALVHIERAHLRRALINLINNAVQHTAAGEVIVVQIHSQAHQVDIAVSNPGPQIAAEHLPRLFERFYRVDASRSNSGANHGLGLAIVKAIALMHGGTVFVRSQAGANTFGISLPA; encoded by the coding sequence CTGTCGACTGATTCGATCGCCGTACGCCTGAGCGCCTTGTTCACCGTCGTCGCGTTGCTGATCTTCTTGCTCAGCGGCTGGGCACTGTACCGCCAGGTCGACGAGAGCCTGAACCTGTTGCCGGAAGCCGAACTGGAAGCCCGCTATAGCGTGCTCGAATCGGCCTTGAACCGCTACGGCACCCCCGAGCACTGGGCCAAGATCACCGCCAAGCTCAACCTGTTGGGCGAAGAAGACAAGCGCATCCGCTTCTGGGTGGTGAGCACCGACCCCAGTTACGAATTTGGCCAACCGGATGCGGCCATCCGCGCCTTCACCGCGGGCCCTACCGGCATGCGCGACTTGCCCCTGAACGGCTCGACTGCCCCCTTCAAGGCCCTGCTCACGCAATTACCGGCCAAGGAACAACGCCCGCCGCTGCGCTTTCTGATCGCCATCGACACCGAGCCGTTTTCCGAAACCCAGCACACCCTGCTGCTGGCGCTGATCAGCTTCGGCCTGATTGGCGTGTTGCTGGCCTGCGCGCTGGGTTATTGGGTGGCGCGCATCGGCTTGCGCCCACTGGTCACACTGTCGGCGGAGGCGCAAAAACTCGCGCCGCCCAGGTTGTCAGGCCGCCTGCAATTGTCGCCATTGCCGCCGGAGTTACGGCAATTCGTGCATGCTTTCAACTCAAGCCTTGCACGGGTTGACCAAGCGTACTCACAGTTGGAAGCGTTTAACGCTGACGTGGCCCACGAACTGCGCTCACCGCTCACCAACCTGATTGGCCAGACCCAGGTCGCACTGACCCGCGGGCGCTCGGCCGAACACTACTTCGAGGTACTGCAATCAAACCTCGAAGAGTTGGAACGCCTGCGCAGCATCATCAATGACATGCTGTTCCTGGCCAGCGCCGACCAGGGCAGCAAGGCCACGCAACTGACCGCCAGCTCCCTGGCCGAGGAAGTGGCCACCACCCTTGAATACCTGGACTTCATCCTGGAAGACGCGCAAATCCGCGTCCAGGTCAGTGGCGACGCCTTGGTGCATATCGAACGCGCCCACCTGCGCCGCGCGTTGATCAACCTGATCAACAATGCCGTGCAGCACACGGCGGCCGGCGAAGTGATCGTCGTGCAGATCCATAGCCAGGCGCACCAGGTAGACATCGCCGTGAGCAACCCCGGCCCGCAAATCGCCGCCGAACACCTGCCCCGGCTGTTCGAGCGTTTCTACCGGGTGGACGCCTCGCGCAGCAACAGTGGCGCCAACCACGGCCTGGGCCTGGCTATCGTCAAGGCCATCGCGCTGATGCATGGCGGCACGGTATTCGTGCGCAGCCAGGCGGGCGCCAACACCTTTGGCATCAGCCTGCCAGCCTGA
- the zwf gene encoding glucose-6-phosphate dehydrogenase, with amino-acid sequence MPSTSVEPCTFALFGALGDLALRKLFPALYQLDRAGLLHDDTRILALAREPGSEQEHLASIEEHLRVFVTAEQIEDAPLQRFLARLEYVHVDFLNAADYVTLAERVGKSEQLIAYFATPAAVYGAICENLAKAGLTERTRAVLEKPIGHDLASSRRVNDAVAQYFPENRVYRIDHYLGKETVQNLIALRFANSLFETQWNQNYISHVEITVAEKVGIEGRWGYFDQAGQLRDMIQNHLLQLLCLIAMDPPAELSADSIRDEKVKVLKALAPISAEGLTTQVVRGQYIAGYSEGKAVPGYLEEENSNTQSDTETFVALRADIRNWRWAGVPFYLRTGKRMPQKLSQIVIHFKEPQHYIFAPEQRLQISNKLIIRLQPDEGISLRVMTKEQGLDKGMQLRSGPLQLNFSDTYRSARIPDAYERLLLEVMQGNQNLFVRKDEIEYAWKWCDQLIAGWKKSGDAPKPYAAGSWGPMSSIALITRDGRSWYGDI; translated from the coding sequence ATGCCTTCGACTTCCGTAGAACCCTGCACCTTTGCCTTGTTTGGCGCGCTGGGCGACCTGGCACTGCGCAAGCTGTTCCCGGCCCTGTACCAGCTCGACCGCGCAGGCCTTCTGCACGATGATACGCGCATCCTCGCCCTGGCTCGCGAGCCGGGCAGCGAGCAGGAACACCTGGCCTCCATCGAAGAGCATCTACGGGTTTTTGTCACGGCCGAACAAATCGAGGACGCACCGCTGCAGCGCTTTCTGGCGCGCCTTGAGTACGTGCACGTCGACTTCCTCAACGCCGCCGACTACGTCACCTTGGCCGAGCGCGTGGGCAAGTCCGAGCAACTGATCGCCTATTTCGCCACGCCAGCGGCCGTATACGGCGCCATCTGCGAAAACCTGGCCAAGGCCGGCCTCACCGAGCGCACCCGTGCGGTACTGGAAAAACCCATTGGCCATGACCTGGCGTCCTCGCGCCGGGTGAACGACGCCGTGGCGCAGTATTTCCCGGAAAACCGCGTCTACCGCATCGACCACTACCTGGGCAAAGAAACCGTACAGAACCTGATTGCGCTGCGTTTCGCCAACAGCCTGTTCGAAACCCAGTGGAACCAGAATTACATCTCCCACGTGGAAATCACCGTGGCCGAGAAGGTTGGCATCGAGGGCCGTTGGGGTTACTTCGACCAGGCCGGCCAACTGCGCGACATGATCCAGAACCACTTGCTGCAGTTGCTTTGCCTGATCGCCATGGACCCGCCGGCCGAACTGTCGGCCGACAGTATCCGTGACGAGAAAGTGAAAGTGCTCAAGGCCCTGGCGCCGATCAGCGCCGAAGGCCTGACCACCCAGGTGGTGCGCGGCCAGTACATCGCCGGCTACAGCGAAGGCAAGGCCGTGCCGGGTTACCTGGAAGAAGAGAACTCCAACACCCAGAGCGACACCGAGACCTTCGTTGCCCTGCGTGCCGACATCCGCAACTGGCGTTGGGCCGGCGTGCCGTTCTACCTGCGTACCGGCAAGCGCATGCCGCAAAAGCTGTCGCAGATCGTCATCCACTTCAAGGAACCGCAGCACTACATCTTCGCCCCCGAGCAGCGCCTGCAAATCAGCAACAAGCTGATTATCCGCCTGCAGCCGGACGAAGGTATTTCCTTGCGCGTGATGACCAAGGAGCAAGGCCTGGACAAGGGCATGCAACTGCGCAGTGGCCCGCTGCAATTGAATTTTTCCGACACCTACCGCAGTGCGCGCATCCCGGATGCCTACGAGCGTTTGCTGCTGGAAGTGATGCAGGGCAATCAGAACCTGTTTGTCCGTAAAGATGAAATCGAATATGCGTGGAAGTGGTGCGACCAGTTGATCGCCGGCTGGAAGAAGTCTGGCGATGCGCCCAAGCCGTACGCGGCGGGGTCCTGGGGGCCGATGAGCTCGATTGCACTGATTACCCGCGATGGGAGGTCTTGGTATGGCGACATCTAA
- a CDS encoding DUF3820 family protein — protein sequence MNPEMLELLITQQMPFGKYKGRILADLPGPYLNWFAREGFPNGQLGGLLALMQEIDSNGLADLLEPLRKKHNRPAPRH from the coding sequence ATGAACCCAGAAATGCTCGAACTGCTGATCACTCAGCAAATGCCGTTTGGCAAATATAAAGGGCGCATCCTTGCAGATTTGCCCGGGCCCTATCTCAATTGGTTTGCGCGCGAAGGGTTTCCCAACGGGCAATTGGGCGGGTTGCTGGCGTTGATGCAAGAGATCGACAGCAATGGCTTGGCCGATTTGTTGGAGCCGCTGCGCAAGAAGCACAATCGACCGGCGCCCAGGCATTAG
- the pgl gene encoding 6-phosphogluconolactonase, which translates to MATSNLQLPGNVVAHDFASPPLLADALASKVAEQLRGAVDQQGVATLVVSGGRSPVMFFQCLARQALDWSKVVISLADERWVPVEHADSNAGLLKRYLLVGAVAKARFVSLYTTTKTQEQAADEADSLLAELPPIDVLVLGMGDDGHTASLFPGSPNLTEALAETGERRCLPMMAPTVPHQRLTMTRALLATARHTVLSVQGSGKLNTLRDALAGDDVAAMPIRAFLHSPLDIYWCP; encoded by the coding sequence ATGGCGACATCTAATCTGCAACTGCCCGGCAACGTCGTGGCGCACGACTTTGCCAGCCCACCGCTGCTCGCCGATGCCTTGGCCAGCAAGGTGGCCGAACAACTGCGCGGCGCGGTCGACCAGCAGGGTGTCGCTACCCTGGTGGTGTCCGGTGGCCGTAGCCCGGTCATGTTCTTCCAGTGCCTGGCGCGCCAGGCGCTGGACTGGTCCAAGGTGGTAATCAGCCTGGCCGATGAGCGCTGGGTGCCGGTGGAACATGCCGACAGCAACGCCGGCCTGCTAAAGCGCTACCTGCTGGTGGGCGCGGTGGCCAAGGCGCGTTTTGTCAGCCTGTACACCACCACCAAGACCCAGGAGCAGGCCGCCGACGAGGCAGACTCGCTGCTGGCAGAGTTGCCACCCATTGACGTGCTGGTGCTGGGCATGGGTGATGACGGTCATACCGCATCGCTGTTCCCGGGCAGCCCGAACCTGACCGAAGCCTTGGCCGAGACCGGCGAGCGTCGCTGCCTGCCGATGATGGCGCCGACCGTGCCGCATCAACGCCTGACCATGACCCGTGCGCTGCTGGCCACTGCCCGCCACACGGTGTTGTCGGTGCAGGGCTCGGGCAAATTGAACACCCTGCGCGATGCGCTTGCCGGCGACGATGTCGCGGCGATGCCGATCCGTGCCTTTTTACACTCCCCCCTGGATATTTACTGGTGCCCCTGA